Proteins from a genomic interval of Hemibagrus wyckioides isolate EC202008001 unplaced genomic scaffold, SWU_Hwy_1.0 Contig32, whole genome shotgun sequence:
- the LOC131350321 gene encoding origin recognition complex subunit 4-like: MCVNVCRGSAGVCCKNIDFKVLSAVVCTLHANLCFKIVLLMSEGPESAEGKPMGLESKYKHLLELLRRTAVHGESNSLHIIGPCGSVKTMLLRCALRELLDLQEVKMNVLQVHLSSLLQMDDWIALREITRQLQLENVVGDKVLVSVFQMSVFLPVCLSAGDKSSSQPVFFILEEFDLFAHHKNQTLLYNLLDVSQSAQAPVAVVGLTCRLSVLELLEKCVKSRFSHRQSHLLSSLTFRQYRDAFRSELTLQDDFPDSKFSQEWNLCVSVRHTASRT, translated from the exons atgtgtgtaaatgtttgtagagGAAGTGCTGGAGTATGCTGTAAAAACATCGATTTTAAAGTACTATCCGCTGTCGTCTGCACTCTGCATGCtaatctttgttttaaaattgttcTTCTGATGTCTGAAGGTCCAGAGAGTGCTGAGGGTAAACCCATGGGCTTGGAATCGAAGTACAA gcacCTGTTGGAGCTGTTAAGGAGGACAGCGGTTCACGGTGAGAGTAACTCTTTGCATATCATCGGTCCATGTGGATCTGTTAAAACCATG ctgctacGTTGTGCTCTGAGAGAGCTGCTGGACTTGCAGGAGGTGAAGATGAATGTCCTGCAGGTTCACCTGagca GTCTGCTGCAGATGGACGACTGGATCGCTCTGAGAGAGATCACACGCCAGCTTCAACTGGAGAACGTCGTAGGAGACaaagtgttggtgagtgtgttccAG atgtctgtcttcctccctgtctgtctgtctgcaggtgATAAAAGCAGCAGTCAGCCAGTGTTCTTCATCCTGGAAGAGTTTGATCTGTTTGCTCATCATAAGAACCAGACGCTGCTGTACAACCTGCTGGATGTTTCTCAGTCTGCTCAGGCTCCTGTAGCTGTGGTGGGACTCACCTGCAGActa AGCGTTCTTGAGCTCTTGGAAAAGTGTGTGAAGTCTCGTTTTTCCCACAGACAGAGTCACCTGTTGAGTTCTCTGACTTTCCGTCAGTATCGAGACGCCTTTCGGTCCGAGCTCACGCTGCAGGATGACTTCCCCGACAGCAAGTTCTCTCAAGAGTGGAACCTCTGCGTCTCGGTACGACACACCGCATCACGAACCTGA